A genome region from Triticum aestivum cultivar Chinese Spring chromosome 2B, IWGSC CS RefSeq v2.1, whole genome shotgun sequence includes the following:
- the LOC123046503 gene encoding protein starmaker encodes MYNGIGLQTARGSGTNGYVQTNKFFIRPRTDGSAKAPLHNYDDEDPDRLKGLGGMRKPNKEILEHDRRRQVELRLVELRDTLEEQGYTEGEIEERVEEARKEAELEAAAAAVAAEAGGRAGGGGPAARPGEGFTGTQSHHVAARKEKQLETLRAALGLEAEVGQKNAEVDSDPESGELVPGKESEEMDVDVQNDRKASKDGKKHARKGKKEKGSDRKSQSRSSRKSKHGYDSEDDSESDHDEIKGKKYIKKSFLDRDVDSKIVHKKAKQGKGTRHDSEADSDSDHGKKAKHTKSNRDEGKKGPVKSSRHDSKDEKPRRSKYKDDSYSDSESDVSHSDSESDYDRKKKKSSHHGSKDDKQAPKSKEKEASLVKNVDKRKRHDSDSDGSAHDRKIHLDAAVARKDHSRDKPKIDPRSDEYKNKRPVKTSRHDSEDEKPHGKVPRKEKYAESETDSERYTSEKKKPAKSSVHVSKVDKEAPKHKEKEGKTSSNNVDKRTRHDSDSDSDSDSDGWQRHPDTKVKKIVEEKKRVISSSESSFYSSSSSSESDVSDESRENRKSDRGLKNGNGQNHAKRASYKNELEERTKGQYGRRKEERMEQEKQKQREEERKELEKQKRLEEERQKRLEGERKELEKQKQRAKEEETLKEKEHERRKGEHGVERDSKRKVGEDRYDPNSNRLSDDENRDCKTREDYGRQKTTDSDRYDPNSNRYSDDENRDRKRHEEYGRHRARYSDSHDSKRSRYDDSYNHSRRDYEERYSRDEHRDRRHR; translated from the exons atgTACAACGGCATCGGGCTGCAGACCGCGCGCGGGTCCGGTACGAATGGGTACGTGCAGACCAACAAGTTCTTCATCCGCCCCCGGACCGACGGGTCCGCCAAGGCGCCGCTCCACAACTACGACGACGAAGACCCCGACCGCCTCAAGGGCCTCGGCGGGATGCGGAAGCCCAACAAGGAGATCCTGGAGCACGACCGGAGGCGGCAGGTGGAGCTGCGGCTGGTCGAGCTGAGGGACACCCTCGAGGAGCAGGGCTACACCGAGGGCGAGATCGAGGAGCGCGTCGAGGAGGCGCGCaaggaggccgagctggaggcAGCTGCTGCTGCCGTGGCCGCGGAGGCGGGTGGTCGCGCAGGCGGCGGGGGGCCAGCAGCGCGTCCGGGCGAAGG GTTCACGGGCACACAGAGCCACCATGTCGCAGCACGGAAGGAGAAGCAGCTTGAGACGCTGAGGGCTGCTCTTGGGCTAGAAGCTGAGGTTGGACAGAAGAACGCTGAAGTAGACAGTGATCCGGAGTCTGGGGAGCTTGTACCTGGGAAGGAGTCTGAAGAGATGGATGTTGATGTTCAGAACGATAGGAAGGCTTCAAAGGATGGTAAGAAGCATGCAAggaagggaaagaaggaaaaggggagTGATAGGAAGAGTCAGAGCAGAAGTTCGAGGAAGAGTAAGCACGGGTATGATTCAGAAGATGATTCTGAGTCTGACCATGATGAGATAAAGGGAAAGAAATACATAAAGAAATCCTTCTTAGATAGAGATGTTGATTCTAAGATTGTTCATAAGAAGGCAAAACAGGGAAAAGGTACACGCCATGATTCTGAGGCTGATTCAGACAGTGATCATGGCAAGAAGGCAAAACACACGAAAAGCAATCGTGACGAGGGAAAGAAGGGGCCTGTGAAGAGCTCTCGTCATGACTCTAAAGATGAGAAGCCCAGAAGAAGCAAGTACAAGGATGATTCGTACAGTGACTCGGAGAGTGATGTCTCGCACAGTGATTCAGAGAGCGACTATGATCGAAAAAAGAAAAAATCCTCTCACCACGGTTCTAAAGATGATAAACAGGCACCAAAAAGCAAAGAGAAGGAAGCCAGTTTGGTTAAGAATGTTGATAAGCGCAAGAGACATGATTCTGATTCGGATGGTTCTGCTCATGATAGGAAAATACACCTTGATGCAGCTGTTGCTAGGAAGGATCATTCCCGTGATAAACCGAAGATTGACCCAAGGAGTGATGAATATAAAAACAAAAGGCCTGTGAAGACTTCTCGCCATGACTCTGAAGATGAGAAGCCACACGGCAAGGTCCCTCGGAAGGAAAAGTATGCCGAATCAGAGACTGACTCAGAGAGGTATACCAGTGAAAAGAAGAAGCCTGCAAAATCCTCTGTCCATGTTTCTAAAGTTGATAAGGAAGCACCAAAACATAAAGAGAAGGAAGGGAAGACTAGTAGTAACAATGTTGATAAGCGCACGAGgcatgattctgattctgattctgattctgattcggATGGATGGCAAAGACACCCTGACACAAAGGTAAAAAAGATTGTGGAAGAGAAAAAAAGGGTGATTAGCTCAAGTGAGAGTTCATtttacagcagcagcagcagcagtgaatcAGATGTGAGCGATGAAAGCCGTGAGAACAGGAAATCTGACAGAGGATTGAAAAATGGTAATGGCCAGAACCATGCTAAAAGGGCTTCTTACAAGAATGAGTTAGAGGAAAGGACAAAGGGTCAATatgggagaaggaaggaagagagaaTGGAACAGGAGAAACAAAAacagagggaagaagagaggaAAGAGTTGGAGAAACAAAAACGTCTGGAGGAAGAGAGGCAAAAACGtctggagggagagaggaaggagctTGAGAAGCAAAAGCAGAGGGCGAAGGAGGAAGAGACACTGAAAGAGAAGGAACATGAGCGGAGGAAAGGTGAGCATGGTGTGGAAAGGGACAGCAAAAGAAAGGTTGGAGAAGATAGGTACGACCCAAATTCAAACAGACTCAGCGATGATGAAAATAGGGACTGCAAGACGCGTGAAGATTATGGTCGACAGAAAACTACAGATTCAGATAGGTATGACCCAAATTCAAACAGATATAGTGATGATGAAAACAGGGACCGAAAGAGGCATGAAGAGTACGGTCGACACAGAGCTAGATATTCAGATAGCCATGATTCAAAGAGGTCTAGATATGATGACTCTTATAACCACTCGAGGAGGGATTATGAAGAGCGCTATTCTAGAGATGAGCACAGAGACAGGAGGCATCGTTGA